TTTGGTGGCCCGATTCAAAATTGCATAAGGCGGTAAGGCGCTTTCAACCTAGGCAGTTCGAACCACAATAACTACGCACCGACGAGTATTGCCTGTGAAAATACGTCGCGATAAGCTTTCGCGGCGTATTAAAACCCCTACTTCATTATTCTTTGTGTGAGGATATTTATCGTTACGCAACCACTTTCACACTAACAATCGACTTACAATCCGAGTCAGTTTCCACCGTTCTAAGGCACGATGTTTAGATTCCAATCTTATGGTGTATGTCCCTTTAGTCCTTTGCCTTTAGTCCTTAAACAAGGCGTCCCGATGATACCCAAGGTAGGGTTTGTGCTCACGCATAATACGAAACGTCATATCATCTCTTAGCCCAATCACTTCAGGTGCTTCTAGGTAGCTGGAAAGCACTGCATTACCACTCAGCCACTAATAATCTACTCTTAACCCCGCTAATTTGTAGACCCATAGCCTCAAATACTTCTTCGAATTCATTACATTGCGGTGGGATATTGGGCAGAGACAACGAAGCTTCAGTAAAAAACCGTTGCGTGGCAGTAGTATCGTCACCCCAAGCAAGCGTCCACCAATCTAGAATACGGTGTTTAGATTCAGCTAAACGTATTCTCTTGGGTAACCTATCTTTTTTCTTCAGATTTTCAGTTTTTGTACTTGGTAAAAGGTTCCATTTGTCATTGTTTGGCCAATAAGCGAAGGGTAAGCAGTGGTCTACATGATAGCCATTTGCAAGTTTAGTGCTGCTCCAAACACTAGTAAGCTTGATGCTATTTTGCTGTAACTCATCCACGCGCTTGCGGACGCCACTTGTATCATGTTCTATATCTAACCATATTAAAGAGTCATGGTATGTTTGTAGAGATATCTCGTTTTTCCTATTTAGTTCAAATCGCTGCATTTGAGTAATCCATTGATTGACGACCAATGGCTCAATCCATGAATTATATAAACGGAAACATTCCCAAAGGCTTTGTTTTAAGACCAATGACCCAAAACTTTCGAAAAATTGGTTATCAAGATAAATGCATGATTGCGGTTTTCGGTGTTTCGTTGGCGGTTGAGTAGTAAATTCTTTATTTTGCTCTGACATCGAGCCGCTGTAGATAAACTTGATTGGTCCATTTTTCATCGTTTTTATCGACGCTTGAATGGTTTTTTGAATCGCTTTGGCTTCATCACCAACAAACAAACTACCGACGGCCAAATCGTCTGCTGAAAGATGAGTAATCTGTTCCCAACCATCTGCGGTAATAAAGGCTAAACCCAGTTTAGAATTGCTATTTTGTTGGAGCTCACTATGGTCAATTAAACGTTTATAGGCCTTAACCCAATAAAGCGCAACAAGCCCTAACGGAATAGATACTTCTCCGTCAGTTCTGTCTATCACACAGCCGGGGTGTGCATCAGCTATACGTAACAGAACCCGCAACAAGCCAAGCTTATAAGTAGAACTTTTACTGTCGTTAACAATAATGTGTCGTACTTTATTTAGATCACCAGTACCATCATCTGGCAGTGTCATCACAACGGTTTGCCAAGTAACATTGTTACGTTCGAGGCTATCATCAGAGTTTGATACATGCCTCACCAGTAATGCTGTATCCTGAGCGAAACGTTCTAACTCTTCTACCGACACAGGATAACTTTTACGCCCATCACTGAATTCACCATGCCGAAGTGAAATAACCAACTTACCATTAGGCGATAATAGGTTTGATAATTTGCGAAAGGCGCGAGCACGGTGTGTCGGTGCTAAATGCATCCATACCGCACTGACTAGAATAAGGTCGAAACGAATCGCTAAGTTACCCACTTTCTTTAACGATGGTAACTCATCACACAACCACGTTACTTTATCGCCAGTCAGTTGTTTACCGTGTTCAATCATAAGCTTAGAGGGTTCTAACCCAATGACCTCGGCACCACGTTCAGACATCCACAACGCATCACGACCCGAACCCGCCCCAACATCCAGTACTCGATATCCTCCATCTGGCCAATATGGCTTCCACGAGAAATGCACCTGTTCAAAGGAAAGTGAATTGTATTGATCGCAGAGTTCTTGCGAGTTTTCGTTATAAAATGAAGACATAGAACTACCAACTTCGGATCAGGTGAACATTGTACAAATGTAAGTGCGTATTTGGCTAGTATACAACCATAACTCAAACAAACTCTCAAGTTATTGATTTACTAGCTTATACGCACCTAATCTTTAACTATAATCTTATGGTTTATGTCCCTTTAGTTTGATTGCACCAAATACTCCGTTCTTCGGCCAACCTAACAAAATAGCCATTGCACCTAACACTATGTTTTTATACCCTGTTGCGGCATTGGCAAAATCCAGTGTCGGGTTTGAGACCCCGCCCTACACACTTACGACACATTGATTTTTTAAAATCATCATGTGTAGCCCAGCACACCTAAAATTATGGTGAGCTGAGCGGGGCAGCTTCGGCTGGCCGTTTCGTAAGTGGCGGTAGTCTCAACCCTGTTCAGTTCACCACCCAAAAGCTTGAGACCTTTCGGTGGTGATTCGCTCAATCGCTTACAGAGGCTACTATGCCAAACGCAAATTCAACGCTAAACCTGAACAATACGACACTCCCCCTACTCGCCCGCGACTATCTTTCGACGCTTTACGCTACCTGCACGGATAAAAACGAATTAGAGATGAAAACGGTGATTAACTATTTAAATGAATTGATTACAGAAGATGAGTTGCGGGATGCTTCGCGTCTTTAAGTTACGTATGCATTCCCACGCGGGAGCGTGGGAACAAAAGAGATATGAGTTTGGTTGATACCGTCAAGCCAACACACTTCTGCCCCATTGTAAGTTTACGCACTTATCTATCACACTTTACAGATGGGGATTTGACCTACTTTTTTTAATCAGTAGCT
This portion of the Vibrio sp. VB16 genome encodes:
- a CDS encoding class I SAM-dependent methyltransferase, producing the protein MSSFYNENSQELCDQYNSLSFEQVHFSWKPYWPDGGYRVLDVGAGSGRDALWMSERGAEVIGLEPSKLMIEHGKQLTGDKVTWLCDELPSLKKVGNLAIRFDLILVSAVWMHLAPTHRARAFRKLSNLLSPNGKLVISLRHGEFSDGRKSYPVSVEELERFAQDTALLVRHVSNSDDSLERNNVTWQTVVMTLPDDGTGDLNKVRHIIVNDSKSSTYKLGLLRVLLRIADAHPGCVIDRTDGEVSIPLGLVALYWVKAYKRLIDHSELQQNSNSKLGLAFITADGWEQITHLSADDLAVGSLFVGDEAKAIQKTIQASIKTMKNGPIKFIYSGSMSEQNKEFTTQPPTKHRKPQSCIYLDNQFFESFGSLVLKQSLWECFRLYNSWIEPLVVNQWITQMQRFELNRKNEISLQTYHDSLIWLDIEHDTSGVRKRVDELQQNSIKLTSVWSSTKLANGYHVDHCLPFAYWPNNDKWNLLPSTKTENLKKKDRLPKRIRLAESKHRILDWWTLAWGDDTTATQRFFTEASLSLPNIPPQCNEFEEVFEAMGLQISGVKSRLLVAEW